The genomic region ATTTGGCCAACTGCCTGAACAAGGGCTCCATAACTTTCACAAACTCAGATGGCTCAATCACATCCAGGATCTCCTCCAGCTCATTTAAAAACATCACCTCTTTGGGACTGTGAGTTTTTGGCCAGAACTTCAGCAAGCCCACAATCACCTGAGTGGGAAGAGTACAGAGACAGTTAGAGGCTCAAAGTCAACACCAGctgcaaaataaatttttaagtGTCTGGTCACCACAGCAAGAGGGGAGGAAGTAACAGAAGACACTTTCTCAGTGAGTCAGGGTGGGTGATCAGtgaaaaaagaagacaaaagtcCAAACTCTGCAAAGTTACACTCATGGGAGCAGCTCTCCCTAGGCTGCTATGATTTATTACAAGCACAAAGCTTACAACCATTTCTTATTCCCCACCACAGCTTAACACAGAAGGGTGAAACTGGAgtgggcagcagctggcagaCAGTGCAAAGTAACCACAGAAGTTCAACTAATAAAAGTGGAAATGCTATAGAGAAGGTGGTCTCTGAAGGGTCATTATTCAAAACACTACAGAGCTTGAATACTGGGGAGCACTGAATAAATAAAGCAATGGATGGGTTTGGGACAAGGAAGGGAAATACTGCTTCACACAAAAGTAACTGGATGATGGAACTCATTCTTGCAAGACTTTGTAGAGATTCAAAGTTGAAACAGACTCCAGAATGGAACAGACAAGTTTATGGAGTTTTCACCTAATGGTTATAATTAAACATGACAATGCAGATGCAACTTCTGGCTGAGTAAAACTATTGCTTACAAGAATAGGGAAGGACTGTATCTCactagattttatttttttatttttaatgcttccTGTCCTACCCATCTGCTTCTAGACACTATAAAGGCAGGATCCAAGATGCTGCAGACCTTCACTCTGTTGGAAGGAGAGATTCTCACTCTGTGGACATCAGAGGCACACACAGCTGACCATAGGAGCTGCCCTGTCAAACCTCTGTACTTCAGCTACCTGATCCTGAAGTTGGCACTTGAGAGgaagctcagagcagcagagggacaGTAGTGGGCATTGCAACAACAGGATTAGAGATATCTGAGCATTATGTTTCTGCCAACGCAAGGCTTCAGAAACCAGCAGTCCATTATTCTCAATGTTTGTCATTATTCATGTCTGCCATTCAGGCAAGAGTTAGCTTCAATGACTCAGAAGTCATTTCACCTACAAACTAAGGTGGCATGAGGTGTCTGGAGTCTGTGTTTGCTATTACTGAGCACATCTGAGGCCTTGCTCACCTGACAGTCTTTCAGACTGTTGTTGAGACAAGAGCTACCACGTCAAGCCTTGCTGAGCAAGCTTCTGGGGGGCCATCTGAGGCAAGTGTGGACCCAGGGAGTAACCTGGCCTccttccagcactgctggtAACATCTCCCTGTGCATTCAGACTCTTGCTGATGCACAAGCCCTGTAATTCTTCCAGACTTCAGTAACACCAGGCATCTTGGGGGTCTATTCAAAACCTTCACAAGCAAGGTGCTTCAACAGAACCCAAGCTGTGGCAGTATGGTCTTGGTATGCCAGGTTGAAACACAACACAACATGCACTGAAGGTAGTGAAATTGGGTCATTCCACTGCTTTCCACAAGCACCAAGCCAGACCTGGGTCTGTAATCCAGGGGCCACTAAAGAGTTATCCAAAAATGTGATGAACTACAGAGCTTTACTGTCTGAATAAGCTACAAAGTGAAATATtgacagatttttatttctctcttctccctcaACCTTTGAGGTGCTTTGGCAGGAGGCTGTAGGACTGGATGTCAGCCACAGGAAGTACTCAGCATGATCAGGAAGCTACTTTAAGTGGTTTGTTTCAGAGCAGGCTTCTGGGAACATAGGAAATGGAGGAGCCAGGTTTAAAGGAAAAGCCAGGAGGTCTGCTTCAGCACTGCTGGTGTCAGAGCTGTGGAGCCAGAAAGCTGACAACAGCTGACCAGCTTCtacccagcacaggcaggcccACCATGAGCACACACATTTGAGGCAGGGAACAGAACGACCTCAGCCAGCATTACTCATTAAAACACTCACACTTGTGGTGCTCCCTGCTACAGTGACAGAAGTGTGTGTTCTCTGCCCATCTGCTGTTTTGAGCCTGTGAAGCTCAGCTCTGTAGAAGACATTTCCTGGCCTGCAGTGGGTGGAGAAACACTTGTCTCCTTCTTGCACCCTCTGCCAAACTGGCATTTAGCCTGGTTAACACTGCAGGTTTGTGCAGACAGTAACTAGAATATGTGAGGTCACCACTTACACTGCTCACATTTTAGAACCTGCTGTTTCCCAGCACCATGTCCTGAAGGCAAATGTGTCTACAATGTCACTTACCTCTACAAAAGTAGCAAACTGATGCTAAAGCTGGAAGGAGAATACTTTCATGAAGGAACAGTGGCATGCCTAAGTAGATGTTGTGTCCCAGGTTCCTAACTTCATCCCCACAATTCTGCAGCCAACTCCAGCAGTCTGGAGGAACTCTTACTATTTCAGGGCCCCCACAGGCTTTGGTTCCATCAGATGGTCATGTATTTTGTCTCTGCAGTATCCCTCATTAGCCAGAAGCTCTGCCCTGGAAGAACAGCTTGGTATCCTGTTCCTTCTGCTACACCAAGATCTGAAGCATAGAGGAAGATTACAGCCCACCTTCCTGAAGCTTGCAGGAGAAAATGCTAAAGGCTTGCACATGAGCAGTACAGCCCCTTCTACCCCAGGGAGCCAGGCAAACCCAGTAAACAATACCAGTGAATCCCAGCCTCCTTACAGCAAGGGTGAAAAAGGGCTGCTCTAAGGAAGCTGTGAAGCTTTTTGGGACTTGACTGTCACACAGAAGTGAAGCAAGATTACTCACTGGCTCTGTCAAGCTGCTGTCTTTCTCCAAGAACTGTACAACACAGTATGCCAGCTGTAGGAAAAAAACATGGCAAGATTAGAGCTTCTTCAAGTGTACCCCAGTGCTACCACCTCCTAGGCTGGAAGTAACACCATGCTCATTATGCTGCAGCTCTAAACAAATCCAGTTTACTGATGGCAAGAGAAGACTTTAAGACCAAGCAGGCAGGGCCTGAGCTCAGACATTTGTGCAATTTTAAGGACAAAACTTCAGTCACCCAGAGCAGTCCACAGCCAATACATTCAGATGAAAGCACAGCTGCACACAATGGGGAAGAACAAACCTGACTGACACAAAGCCCTGCTCCACAGAAATAGGGCTGAGACAACAGACATCTCTACTTAGTacccatattttttcacttcCTATCCCAAGTTCTcatcttctctattcttctgtTATGTACTCAGAATTGGAAGAAATTAATCTCTAAGCCAATCTAGCAGACTAGCAAGCCAACTTCTCCACATATCTCAGTGGTGACTAATAGCTGATACACCACATGCACAGGCTGATGACTGCAGCTAGGAAATTTACCTCTCTGGTTTCAGCAGGCCCCTAATATTTCACAAGCTTCCAGCACAGAAAGACAAAGCAAGCCACAGCATTAAGACACTGGGAAATGTCAGGATACTCCCCTATAATCCAGTGGCACAGGCCCAGACAGCACAAGAATGGAATAACCACTATAGTATGGGACTAGTGCAGAGCCCAGAACACTTCACAGCAAGAACTTGTACAATGTGGCCTGGTGGATAGCTATAAACAATTAGCTTATAAACTAATATAAATATAGAGAGCTTTTAACAGCTATAAACTCTTGCAAAATCCCAATCTGCCCTTGAACTTGAAGCACTTCTCACCTGTGGATGGTACACACTGAGAGACTTCACTTTGTGCAGTGGTAACAAGACTCTGATGAGGAACATCTTGTGCTCTTCCTTCAGAGGCAAAGCAAACCCATTGATTATGCTGAGAAGAAATAAGAGTCTTGTTAAAATTTTGACCCAGCAGAAATACAGTTCCTCTCACCTCACAAGACACCGTAGTCCTGCAAGGACTGCTGAAGGAAGGCACTGCCTTTTCACACAGCACACTGGGCTGGGAGGCCACTCTCACTATGGGCCCTCTGGGACTCCCAAAAGTGGCCTTACCTTCCCAGGATCTCCAGTAGCTCTGCAATCCCATTGTGGTGTTCTGTTTCATAGATGAACCTAAAGAGAAGGATGAGAAGTCATTGCCAAATGCTGGAAGGAAAAATGCTGGAGACAGGGAGTCTACATGGTAGTAAGAAAGACCTCACCTGTAAAATATATTATTGATCTGCCTCCTCACATATGCTCTCAGACCCAGGAACTTCCCATAGATCCTGTGCAGAATAGTTTTTAGGAAGTCTCGTTCTCTGGGGTCTTCACTGTCAAAGAGatccagcagctgtggggagagAAATTCAGTCAGTGCCTGCACACTGCCTGTCTGGGCAAAGCTACCAGCAACACAGGGCACTGCTCCTGTTTGGCAAAAACAGCTCTTTCAGCTGAGTGATGCCTTCAGCACCCGGAGCACAGTGGTCATTTCCCTGAAACATGTGACCTCCTAGTCACAAGCTGGAACCATCATCATTCCTTTCACCTTCAGAAGCACAGTGATGGCCTGCACATTCTACACAGCTGCACATCCCCAGATTTCCCCTGCAAGGCCCCCGTGCCTCTTTTCATCTGTACAATGAGTTATGGGTTCCAGTGACTACAGCTCACACACAGCCTTGCCCTGCACAGAAAATTCTGTCTGCTCATTCAGGACAAATAAAGAAAAGTCACATCATCAAGCACCAAAATCTGCTGCAGGTCCTTCCTAAAGGTGGTGCACAGTGGCAGGGGCAGCAATTACTTACAGATAGCACAAACTTCTGGTCAATGTATTTCTTGGCTACATTTGGTTGAAAGTCAGGCGACTCCAGGAACCTGAGGAAGAACTCGTACACCAGCTGTCAGGGGAAAAGGAGAGATTACTTAGAAATCTCCCTGTCCTCTCACCAGTGTTTACTACAGATTTTATGTCTTCCTTCTCCTTAAGGATTcagggaaaggctggaaagCCCAAACAGGAGCATAAAAGCCAGTGTTTCCTTACCCAGTGGGATCAACTCAGCTGCCCTTGCTTTAATGGGCAGGAGTCTCTGGTGGCACATAACTGCCCAAATCTGCCTGAGATCTCAACACATCAGGTCTCCCAAAGATAACACCCACCTACTCAGATTAAGACATTAGGCCTGGGAAACTCTTCTCCTATCTTCAGCAGACATCCCTACAGAGATCAGAAACCTCCAGAGATGGCAAAGGCTCAGACTCACGTGGATGCCCTTGAGACATCCAAGGAATAACAGAAGAGCAGAGAAATGAAACAGACCCCAGAAAAACACGCAGTGTCCTCTGCCTCCGGGGTACTGACTCAAGGTTGGCTTGGCCTCACTaagccaggagagctgcatGCTGTGTCCCACTTGGAAAACAAAGGGCAGCTTGCTTTAAGAAGGCTGTCAGTGCTGAAACATCAAATTTTGGTCCTGCTGTTCTCTGAGAGGACTGAGTCCACTCTCATTTCTCCTAGTGGTCCTGAGGGGGCACTAGGCCAAACAAGATCAATGCATTTGAAAGGTCTGACTTTGGAATTGAAGGAATGATAGGACCGTGCATCTACAGGTAGGGCCTGGCTGCCAAGGACAGCAGTAAAGAAAAAACTGAGGTGCTGACCAAAAAGTTCAGCATTCAGTTGCCAGAAATCAATccatgctggctgctgctgactCAATTCTGAGAAACAAATGCTGCCTAGCATTCACAGCATTCTGGTACTGAAGACACGCTATTTCTATCAATGCTCACATCCCTATGTCAACTGCAGCAGTGAGAAGTGATTAACCACTGCTGCAGAATGACACCTTATTTCTTCTCTGTATTTTCTGCTTCATTCTGCAGTAcctgcctctttttctccctttgtcTGCTTGACaacacatccctgtgccagtgcctcgaGCTTTCCTCCTGACTTccactgctgagctctgctAAACCACACTCACTTGTCACTTTCCTAACCCTTTTCATCTAGTCTGTCTAAAGCCATCTGCAGGAGAATGTTGCATAGAGGCATCAGCCAGTTCCCAGGACACCCTTGCTTCCTGCACTACCTAAGAGTCACCTCTGACCCCTGGGTAGCAGgcctggtctttccccagcaacCCTTGCAGGCTGGTGAAGCAGCAATGGCAGGGCTGGCCGCCTCTACACGGACTCTTAACTTCTGGGAGATAAATTCACCAGATTTATATCTCCTACTGCTCCTCACCTGAAGGTGTGGCCAGGCAGCCTCTAATGTAGGCTCATCTTCTTCAGGGTCAAATTCTGCTCCTGTGGGATTGGATGATGGTGGGAGTGTCCGGAAGAGGTTCACTGAAAACTGAGGTGAGTGAAAAAGTTGCATGAATGACATTGTGACACCTCATGATGGTCCTCCATACAGCAAATCCTTCACTGCAGTGTCATttgtcacagctgtgcccacaggctgatcccttcctgcaggctgcagggctaCAGTCTGCACAGGACCTCCCCAAGTGCACTCTGTGCCAGAGACAAGAGCTTCCACCTCTTCCCCACAGCAGGCACTGTCACTACCACCACCCCCACACACACTTCTCTTTCTGGAGGTGGGGAGATAAGGAATGGGTAGGACTGGGGTCACACTCCTCTCTGACAAatccccatcccctcctcctcccacacTTCCCTGTTTCTTTGGCACACAGAAGCCACACAAACACTGGCTCCGTGCCCTACCATGATAACAGCTTCAGGATAGATGGCCTCGGTGACAACATCCCGGTTGTGTGTGATGTATTCCACCATCTCATTGAGACCTGCTCGCTTCACCTCCTTGAACTTCAGGTCACTGAGGGGGTCAGAGATGAAGTCAAAAAGAACACAGCACTGCCGCAGCTTCTGGATGAAAAGCTCTTCTCGTTCGTGGGGAGGAGCATCTGTCAGAGAAAGCAGGGACATCTGTCCTTGGAGACAGGCACATCATCTTCCTGCTTTACCCAGGTAGCACCGTGGTTTGCTCCCTGTGgcttccccctcccctgtcACATTGCCCTTCAACTGTTggagggaagagggagaggCAGTGTTATCCCTGCTATGGACATGGGACAAGGGAGGCAGAGAGGATGCCAGGCCTCTGAAGCAGCTATCCCAAGAGGGGATTTCAAATGTGGTAGCAGTTTCTAACCTGATAAGCACTGATCTCTTCTGTGTACAGAGTACACTGAAAAAGGAGCTCAACCAGCTCCCATCACAGAGCAGTGGCAGCCATGTCCTGCACCCCAGAGACACAAAGGGAGCTGGGCAGCACACGCTATAGCCTAACCCTCCTGCCAgagagcagggccaggctggcaggagctgtaCATTAACAGATTCTCTTTTTGATACAACTGGAAACTACACACTGCCTCAGCCTTCCCCAAAGGCTtgtctgtgtctgtgagcaGCACCAAGAAATGGCTCTGCCTCAATCACTGCTGAAAATGCTTTCTCCTTGTCCATACTCATGTTTAATTGCAACATAATGTACACTAAGTGCTAACACCAAGCTGCCCTAATGTGGACAGGTTCAATTGCACTATCATAATTGGCAATGGAAACACAATGAGGAGGAAGCCTGGTCCTTCCCCAGGAATGGGTGGATGTAGGAACCAAGGACAGTCTGCACCAAGGTCTCTGCACTTTACCATCTTCCTGCACAACCTGCTGAAGAATCTGAGGCAATCCTCAGTACAGAGAAGCAGGTTTAAATACCTCAACTGGGAAGGTAAGTATGAAGTTTGCATTGAGAATACTCTGATTATTTTAGACCATCCATCAATTCTCTCTGTGCTAACAAGCCAAGCACCTTTCCATGTAACTAGCTGGAGAAACTGCAGCTTGCCATGCAGGTCACTTCCACCCCACTGCCTCTTTACCTTTGAGGGCTGGGAGTTTTTGCAGCTCCCGGTTTTTGCTCAGATTGAAACGGGAAGAGCTGTGCCGGCGCTCCTTCTTCACAATCTGGGGCCCCCCTGAGTACTTGATTTTGTTCAGCTGGGTTGGGGGGGGAGCACTGTTGCTGGGCCGCTTGTTTGAagttggctgctgctgtggctgctgctgtgcctgctgaggctgctgctgaggctgctgggcctggggagggagaaaaaaacaactcaGAAGCTTTTACTTACAAGCCTCATAAGCAGATGCCCATCAGCATCTTCTTGGAATGAAGAAACCTGGCAGGTTTTTCACTGTTGCACTTGCAGTTGAGTGCATCTCACCAGCTCTAGAGCTGCTGGTTGCCTATGCAGCATACCTGCAAAGTAAACATCAGTTTTACTCATGTCTGCAAGGTACCACAAAGACAGTGGAGCCTCTCAGCACAGCCAGTGCTACGGGTGTGGAAAGCAAAGTCACATCTTGTGACAAATTACATGGAGCAGAAATAAGAACTTTCTGTGCTCCAAACAGAAATCTCAgcgtgctgctgtccctgcagcactcTGTACAACACACAACAAACAAGTTTAGAAAACCAGCAATTTGCTTCCttgtccctgtgcagggaatCACTTGTGAAAAAGCAAAGCATGTAGTACAGAGCAGACATAAAGGCCTTGGAAAGGCAATAGTGGAGACCACGACAATCATTGCTGCACTCATGGTCCATTAGCACCTGTAACCCACATGGATCATACACACAAACATACAGAACCTTAGATCCCAGGCTgtgggctctcccagcccatcCTGGTTGCTCTCTCCCATCTCTGCCTCACTGCTGTCTGGACTTCTGTAGATGGGCTTTTCCCACATCACTCCTTTTAGCCACACAAACTCTCTGCCTGCATTCTCCTCTCCCACTGCACTAACAGAGGCACTTTCTCATGTTTAGCATGTGACCAGAAACTCAAGCCAGTGtttgctcagctcagctctcttCTGACCTTGCTGAAGCTCTCTTGGTTCAAGTCCCACTTGGACCATAATGACTCAATAACTGACCCTTTAATTTCACACTGACCCAACCTATGGAAAACTCAGACAAAAGAGGGCAACATCCTGCCAGGAAGCAGAGGGATTAGCTGGAACCAGCACCCAGCCtaccctggctgtgctgcatgAGCCACCTCCTTCCTGCTGGTACATGAAGCCAAGGAGCTGCAGCATGAACCTGTTTAGGACACAGCAAGAACAGCACAATGGATGGGGAGCAGAGGTGAGTGAAACTCGTGGACATCACCTCCTTCTTTCCCCATAATTCTCAGCTGCCACAGAGAGCACAGTGGCAGGAACGCAGGCCTCACCAGAACAGTGACCAGCAGTGTTTTAAGGGagtgcaggagctcagcagagctTGCCACCCTCCAGATGGCCAGTCTCttcctggctgagctgcagctacTCTGCACAGTGCTTTCCCTGGTTTCCAAAgaggtgcagcacagcactgcagtgcaAGAGCAAGAGTTACTGTACCTGCAGCATGTAGGTAGGAACAGGGAAAGCTGTCTacaaggagatgctgctctACAGATTGGGATCTGTAGAGCAAGTGTAAAGACTCCTCATGGACAACAGGGCCCAAGGCAAAACATCAATTTTTTTGCCAAGCCATTACTTTGAATGAGAAATCAAAAAATTTGGTTCTGATCTGGCTCTGTTTGAAGGAAATCTTGAGTGGTTCTGTTTCAAGCTCAGCTCCAAGTCAAGGTGGGGGGAAGACAACAGGATTTGAACTCTCTACAGTTAACATTT from Agelaius phoeniceus isolate bAgePho1 chromosome 3, bAgePho1.hap1, whole genome shotgun sequence harbors:
- the PPP2R5D gene encoding serine/threonine-protein phosphatase 2A 56 kDa regulatory subunit delta isoform isoform X1, yielding MLPVGEVRPHPRRGPAAPSAGGESPKSTKSTTKPGSGSSSSSSSGKDGGAENSEEAQQPQQQPQQAQQQPQQQPTSNKRPSNSAPPPTQLNKIKYSGGPQIVKKERRHSSSRFNLSKNRELQKLPALKDAPPHEREELFIQKLRQCCVLFDFISDPLSDLKFKEVKRAGLNEMVEYITHNRDVVTEAIYPEAVIMFSVNLFRTLPPSSNPTGAEFDPEEDEPTLEAAWPHLQLVYEFFLRFLESPDFQPNVAKKYIDQKFVLSLLDLFDSEDPRERDFLKTILHRIYGKFLGLRAYVRRQINNIFYRFIYETEHHNGIAELLEILGSIINGFALPLKEEHKMFLIRVLLPLHKVKSLSVYHPQLAYCVVQFLEKDSSLTEPVIVGLLKFWPKTHSPKEVMFLNELEEILDVIEPSEFVKVMEPLFRQLAKCVSSPHFQVAERALYYWNNEYIMSLISDNAAKILPIMFPALYKNSKSHWNKTIHGLIYNALKLFMEMNQKLFDDCTQQYKAEKQKGRFRMKEREEMWQKIEELARLNPQYPMYYAPLPLPSVCCMETETPTAEDIQLLKKTVETEAVQMLKDIKKDKVLLRRKSELPQDVYTIKALEAHKRAEEFLTSSQEAL
- the PPP2R5D gene encoding serine/threonine-protein phosphatase 2A 56 kDa regulatory subunit delta isoform isoform X3 produces the protein MLPVGEESPKSTKSTTKPGSGSSSSSSSGKDGGAENSEEAQQPQQQPQQAQQQPQQQPTSNKRPSNSAPPPTQLNKIKYSGGPQIVKKERRHSSSRFNLSKNRELQKLPALKDAPPHEREELFIQKLRQCCVLFDFISDPLSDLKFKEVKRAGLNEMVEYITHNRDVVTEAIYPEAVIMFSVNLFRTLPPSSNPTGAEFDPEEDEPTLEAAWPHLQLVYEFFLRFLESPDFQPNVAKKYIDQKFVLSLLDLFDSEDPRERDFLKTILHRIYGKFLGLRAYVRRQINNIFYRFIYETEHHNGIAELLEILGSIINGFALPLKEEHKMFLIRVLLPLHKVKSLSVYHPQLAYCVVQFLEKDSSLTEPVIVGLLKFWPKTHSPKEVMFLNELEEILDVIEPSEFVKVMEPLFRQLAKCVSSPHFQVAERALYYWNNEYIMSLISDNAAKILPIMFPALYKNSKSHWNKTIHGLIYNALKLFMEMNQKLFDDCTQQYKAEKQKGRFRMKEREEMWQKIEELARLNPQYPMYYAPLPLPSVCCMETETPTAEDIQLLKKTVETEAVQMLKDIKKDKVLLRRKSELPQDVYTIKALEAHKRAEEFLTSSQEAL
- the PPP2R5D gene encoding serine/threonine-protein phosphatase 2A 56 kDa regulatory subunit delta isoform isoform X2, which produces MPYKLKKEKESPKSTKSTTKPGSGSSSSSSSGKDGGAENSEEAQQPQQQPQQAQQQPQQQPTSNKRPSNSAPPPTQLNKIKYSGGPQIVKKERRHSSSRFNLSKNRELQKLPALKDAPPHEREELFIQKLRQCCVLFDFISDPLSDLKFKEVKRAGLNEMVEYITHNRDVVTEAIYPEAVIMFSVNLFRTLPPSSNPTGAEFDPEEDEPTLEAAWPHLQLVYEFFLRFLESPDFQPNVAKKYIDQKFVLSLLDLFDSEDPRERDFLKTILHRIYGKFLGLRAYVRRQINNIFYRFIYETEHHNGIAELLEILGSIINGFALPLKEEHKMFLIRVLLPLHKVKSLSVYHPQLAYCVVQFLEKDSSLTEPVIVGLLKFWPKTHSPKEVMFLNELEEILDVIEPSEFVKVMEPLFRQLAKCVSSPHFQVAERALYYWNNEYIMSLISDNAAKILPIMFPALYKNSKSHWNKTIHGLIYNALKLFMEMNQKLFDDCTQQYKAEKQKGRFRMKEREEMWQKIEELARLNPQYPMYYAPLPLPSVCCMETETPTAEDIQLLKKTVETEAVQMLKDIKKDKVLLRRKSELPQDVYTIKALEAHKRAEEFLTSSQEAL